The Branchiostoma floridae strain S238N-H82 chromosome 8, Bfl_VNyyK, whole genome shotgun sequence genome has a segment encoding these proteins:
- the LOC118421219 gene encoding uncharacterized protein LOC118421219, translated as MMATKAEIIIPQSAEDISPSWVQLVLQKELPGIIITDVDVKGPINKGEGYMSNIIAFDAVGTRNGTSQHYSLVAKMTDFNCPFTEIKEWKKETHIKMETRKLRFYSDVVPELLSVAIPGTERESKPGNIDDQNDPPTDSLFLPKCYFAATDPSSMVSVRVMENLKSQGFSIKPNRQSLSRAEMMLAAGALAQLHGLSHLVELRSGKPLSEKYDWIKTTSRVWIDAQSSLYRDGVKEFAAAFPKKADLTGFLEKLDPYREILDLEEDPRLKVLCHTDSWINNIMIKFDGDVPTEVRLVDWQTPTYNPPTIDLTLLFLCNTSWDVFHNYRDDILAHYHHILQETLGTGESSGLKSWNS; from the exons ATGATGGCAACAAAGGCTGAGATTATCATTCCACAGTCCGCAGAAGACATCTCCCCCTCCTGGGTGCAGTTGGTACTGCAGAAGGAGCTCCCAGGCATCATCATTACGGACGTCGATGTCAAAGGTCCCATCAACAAAGGCGAGGGATACATGAGCAACATCATCGCTTTTGATGCCGTGGGGACCAGGAACGGTACCAGTCAGCACTACAGTCTTGTGgctaaaatgacagatttcaaTTGTCCTTTCACTGAAATAAAAGAGTGGAAAAAGGAAACTCACATCAAAATGGAGACGAGAAAACTCCGGTTTTACTCCGACGTAGTTCCTGAGCTATTATCTGTGGCAATCCCAGGCACAGAGCGCGAATCTAAGCCAGGAAATATAGATGACCAGAATGACCCTCCGACTGATTCCTTATTCCTCCCAAAATGCTACTTTGCCGCCACCGATCCGAGCTCCATGGTGTCCGTCAGGGTTATGGAGAACCTGAAATCTCAGGGCTTCTCCATCAAACCCAACCGCCAGTCGCTGAGCCGTGCTGAGATGATGCTGGCTGCCGGGGCCCTAGCGCAGCTGCACGGCCTGTCACATCTAGTGGAGCTCCGGTCGGGCAAACCCCTTTCCGAGAAGTACGACTGGATCAAGACTACTTCCAGAGTTTGGATCGATGCACAGAGCTCCCTTTATCGGGACGGCGTGAAGGAATTCGCCGCAGCTTTTCCTAAAAAGGCAGACCTTACAGGGTTTCTAGAAAAGTTAGACCCCTATCGCGAGATACTAGACTTAGAGGAAGACCCGAGGCTTAAGGTGCTTTGCCATACGGATAGTTGGATAAATAACATCATGATTAAG TTCGATGGTGACGTGCCCACCGAAGTAAGGCTGGTGGACTGGCAGACTCCCACATACAACCCGCCAACCATTGACCTGACTCTCCTGTTTCTTTGCAACACGAGCTGGGACGTCTTCCACAATTACAGAGACGACATCTTGGCCCACTATCACCACATACTGCAGGAGACCCTGGGTACAGGAG AATCCTCGGGCCTAAAGAGCTGGAACAGTTGA
- the LOC118421409 gene encoding uncharacterized protein LOC118421409 isoform X2 gives MPPVGTGKNCRFEGQGFESTLSSVLEDIDSALLLLADGHPARQHCVLARDKIEWLLTTEQNTVRQEDLTQPWEKLGEGAFAKVFKARLKGSTVAVKVQMNRDRTIVEQRVLRHLSHENIVAFRGTGHLSEDVGKYDLKAGNQFIVMEYLPDSLLDYVERRKTPERQGLTANIVWKLGGQIAHALHYLHTLPDPIAHRDLKPDNVLLDPGSLSMRVKLADFGLACHSYELRDRKDELAQIRWRAPELQHYGKGAATGEQVSTGDDEDEWSDSDDLEDDPPVTEVQQVKDDETPPSIETFMRADMFSYGLLLGYLITGQKPYDKYGTLTLQSKAATTTQAPQKVSPHDSLTGPLPEIIKSCYDDEPTARPTSGDVVAQHFSVDENPYESEALKAEFFSCGFLQDTKIFVADSLVGESTQGFRYDGHRPQGYPKECLDCYVEVKDKPYHDIPEDWELQYDYNDYYLTFKHQAEQKIIDDNPMLALKELVTDRAGAEEEQKLELKFVESTYCHHRAMREIWRSFQEPEQRELVPCKSIVHPHFSTSFGLHVAILTNEGPGNPQKFIFARRAKREGMASPGTFTCGAVESCSVKDYVVKENGDTYLSLLQTAARGLDEELRVGLKDRDIEALVLNTVYLKFDNHEWGLCGYVDLTDPRIAPEARLSFDQLRGRFTTGPKDKFEHEEVVAVDFELVPMVEFVRQNYRDFASSAKLVVVKVLQAFFGVAAVEHAFKAHALPPN, from the exons ATGCCACCTGTCGGAACTGGGAAGAACTGCAGGTTCGAGGGGCAAGGATTCGAATCCACGCTAAGCTCAGTTCTAGAGGACATTGACTCTGCGCTGTTGCTTCTTGCGGACGGCCACCCTGCCAGACAACATTGTGTGTTGGCCAGAGATAAAATAGAATGGTTGCTAACTACTGAGCAGAACACAGTACGCCAAGAAGACCTTACCCAGCCATGGGAAAAGCTCGGAGAAGGAGCTTTCGCAAAG GTCTTCAAAGCCCGATTGAAAGGCTCGACTGTAGCTGTTAAAGTGCAGATGAATCGTGACAGGACAATAGTGGAACAACGTGTCTTGAG GCATCTGAGCCATGAGAATATTGTGGCATTCCGTGGCACTGGTCACCTGTCCGAAGACGTTGGCAAGTACGACTTAAAAGCAGGGAACCAATTTATCG TGATGGAGTATCTCCCTGATAGCCTGCTGGATTACGTAGAGAGACGGAAGACTCCGGAACGACAAGGTTTGACCGCGAacatcgtgtggaaactagGCGGCCAGATCGCGCATGCGCTGCACTACCTGCACACGCTGCCAGACCCCATTGCACACAGGGATCTGAAACCCGATAACGTGCTG CTGGATCCGGGATCATTGAGCATGCGCGTGAAGCTTGCAGACTTCGGACTGGCCTGTCATAGTTACGAGTTACGTGACAGAAAAGACGAG CTTGCCCAGATAAGGTGGAGAGCGCCCGAGTTACAGCATTATGGCAAAGGTGCCGCTACTGGTGAGCAGGTATCAACTGGTGATGACGAGGATGAGTGGTCAGACTCTGATGACCTAGAAGATGACCCACCTGTAACTGAAG TCCAGCAGGTAAAAGATGATGAAACGCCACCTTCCATTGAGACGTTCATGCGAGCCGACATGTTCTCATACGGCTTGCTTCTGGGCTACCTCATCACCGGGCAAAAGCCTTACGACAAGTACGGAACACTCACGCTACAGAGTAAGGCAGCCACCACTACCCAGGCGCCACAGAAAGTCAGTCCTCATGATTCACTGACTGGACCTCTACCAGAGATCATCAAGAGCTGCTACGACGATGAGCCGACTGCACGACCAACTTCGGGAGATGTTGTTGCTCAACATTTCAGTG TTGACGAGAACCCATACGAATCAGAGGCGTTGAAAGCGGAGTTTTTCTCCTGTGGGTTTCTACAGGACACCAAGATCTTCGTGGCTGATTCCCTGGTTGGTGAG TCTACCCAAGGATTCCGGTATGACGGCCACCGACCTCAGGGGTACCCAAAGGAATGTCTGGATTGTTACGTGGAGGTGAAAGACAAACCCTATCATGATATACCAGAGGACTGGGAACTACAATATGATTACAACG ATTATTACTTGACGTTCAAACACCAAGCTGAACAGAAGATTATTGACGACAACCCGATGCTGGCACTGAAAGAGCTGGTGACAGATCGAGCAGGAGCGGAGGAAGAACAGAAACTGGAACTTAA GTTTGTTGAAAGTACTTACTGTCATCATCGCGCCATGAGGGAGATCTGGCGTAGTTTCCAGGAGCCAGAACAGCGGGAGTTAGTGCCGTGTAAGAGCATCGTTCATCCACACTTCAGCACGTCCTTTGGACTACATGTGGCCATACTCACCAACGAAGGGCCGGGCAACCCCCAGAAGTTCATCTTCGCAAGGCGAGCAAAGCGGGAAG GAATGGCCAGTCCCGGAACCTTCACGTGCGGTGCGGTGGAGAGTTGTTCAGTGAAGGACTACGTCGTAAAGGAAAACGGCGACACATACTTGTCACTTCTTCAGACAGCCGCTAGGGGGCTGGATGAGGAACTCCGTGTTGGCCTAAAG GACCGTGACATTGAGGCACTGGTTCTCAACACCGTGTACCTAAAGTTTGACAACCACGAGTGGGGGCTGTGCGGATATGTCGACCTAACCGACCCGCGCATCGCTCCGGAGGCCCGCCTGAGCTTCGACCAGCTTCGCGGTCGCTTCACCACGGGCCCGAAGGACAAATTCGAACACGAGGAAGTGGTAGCTGTAGACTTTGAACTCGTGCCCATGGTGGAGTTTGTGAGACAAAACTATCGAGATTTTGCCAGTTCGGCGAAGCTAGTTGTTGTGAAGGTTTTGCAGGCGTTTTTTGGGGTGGCAGCTGTGGAACATGCGTTTAAAGCTCACGCATTACCACCAAACTAG
- the LOC118421409 gene encoding uncharacterized protein LOC118421409 isoform X1: protein MPPVGTGKNCRFEGQGFESTLSSVLEDIDSALLLLADGHPARQHCVLARDKIEWLLTTEQNTVRQEDLTQPWEKLGEGAFAKVFKARLKGSTVAVKVQMNRDRTIVEQRVLRHLSHENIVAFRGTGHLSEDVGKYDLKAGNQFIVMEYLPDSLLDYVERRKTPERQGLTANIVWKLGGQIAHALHYLHTLPDPIAHRDLKPDNVLLDPGSLSMRVKLADFGLACHSYELRDRKDELAQIRWRAPELQHYGKGAATGEQVSTGDDEDEWSDSDDLEDDPPVTEEVQQVKDDETPPSIETFMRADMFSYGLLLGYLITGQKPYDKYGTLTLQSKAATTTQAPQKVSPHDSLTGPLPEIIKSCYDDEPTARPTSGDVVAQHFSVDENPYESEALKAEFFSCGFLQDTKIFVADSLVGESTQGFRYDGHRPQGYPKECLDCYVEVKDKPYHDIPEDWELQYDYNDYYLTFKHQAEQKIIDDNPMLALKELVTDRAGAEEEQKLELKFVESTYCHHRAMREIWRSFQEPEQRELVPCKSIVHPHFSTSFGLHVAILTNEGPGNPQKFIFARRAKREGMASPGTFTCGAVESCSVKDYVVKENGDTYLSLLQTAARGLDEELRVGLKDRDIEALVLNTVYLKFDNHEWGLCGYVDLTDPRIAPEARLSFDQLRGRFTTGPKDKFEHEEVVAVDFELVPMVEFVRQNYRDFASSAKLVVVKVLQAFFGVAAVEHAFKAHALPPN from the exons ATGCCACCTGTCGGAACTGGGAAGAACTGCAGGTTCGAGGGGCAAGGATTCGAATCCACGCTAAGCTCAGTTCTAGAGGACATTGACTCTGCGCTGTTGCTTCTTGCGGACGGCCACCCTGCCAGACAACATTGTGTGTTGGCCAGAGATAAAATAGAATGGTTGCTAACTACTGAGCAGAACACAGTACGCCAAGAAGACCTTACCCAGCCATGGGAAAAGCTCGGAGAAGGAGCTTTCGCAAAG GTCTTCAAAGCCCGATTGAAAGGCTCGACTGTAGCTGTTAAAGTGCAGATGAATCGTGACAGGACAATAGTGGAACAACGTGTCTTGAG GCATCTGAGCCATGAGAATATTGTGGCATTCCGTGGCACTGGTCACCTGTCCGAAGACGTTGGCAAGTACGACTTAAAAGCAGGGAACCAATTTATCG TGATGGAGTATCTCCCTGATAGCCTGCTGGATTACGTAGAGAGACGGAAGACTCCGGAACGACAAGGTTTGACCGCGAacatcgtgtggaaactagGCGGCCAGATCGCGCATGCGCTGCACTACCTGCACACGCTGCCAGACCCCATTGCACACAGGGATCTGAAACCCGATAACGTGCTG CTGGATCCGGGATCATTGAGCATGCGCGTGAAGCTTGCAGACTTCGGACTGGCCTGTCATAGTTACGAGTTACGTGACAGAAAAGACGAG CTTGCCCAGATAAGGTGGAGAGCGCCCGAGTTACAGCATTATGGCAAAGGTGCCGCTACTGGTGAGCAGGTATCAACTGGTGATGACGAGGATGAGTGGTCAGACTCTGATGACCTAGAAGATGACCCACCTGTAACTGAAG AAGTCCAGCAGGTAAAAGATGATGAAACGCCACCTTCCATTGAGACGTTCATGCGAGCCGACATGTTCTCATACGGCTTGCTTCTGGGCTACCTCATCACCGGGCAAAAGCCTTACGACAAGTACGGAACACTCACGCTACAGAGTAAGGCAGCCACCACTACCCAGGCGCCACAGAAAGTCAGTCCTCATGATTCACTGACTGGACCTCTACCAGAGATCATCAAGAGCTGCTACGACGATGAGCCGACTGCACGACCAACTTCGGGAGATGTTGTTGCTCAACATTTCAGTG TTGACGAGAACCCATACGAATCAGAGGCGTTGAAAGCGGAGTTTTTCTCCTGTGGGTTTCTACAGGACACCAAGATCTTCGTGGCTGATTCCCTGGTTGGTGAG TCTACCCAAGGATTCCGGTATGACGGCCACCGACCTCAGGGGTACCCAAAGGAATGTCTGGATTGTTACGTGGAGGTGAAAGACAAACCCTATCATGATATACCAGAGGACTGGGAACTACAATATGATTACAACG ATTATTACTTGACGTTCAAACACCAAGCTGAACAGAAGATTATTGACGACAACCCGATGCTGGCACTGAAAGAGCTGGTGACAGATCGAGCAGGAGCGGAGGAAGAACAGAAACTGGAACTTAA GTTTGTTGAAAGTACTTACTGTCATCATCGCGCCATGAGGGAGATCTGGCGTAGTTTCCAGGAGCCAGAACAGCGGGAGTTAGTGCCGTGTAAGAGCATCGTTCATCCACACTTCAGCACGTCCTTTGGACTACATGTGGCCATACTCACCAACGAAGGGCCGGGCAACCCCCAGAAGTTCATCTTCGCAAGGCGAGCAAAGCGGGAAG GAATGGCCAGTCCCGGAACCTTCACGTGCGGTGCGGTGGAGAGTTGTTCAGTGAAGGACTACGTCGTAAAGGAAAACGGCGACACATACTTGTCACTTCTTCAGACAGCCGCTAGGGGGCTGGATGAGGAACTCCGTGTTGGCCTAAAG GACCGTGACATTGAGGCACTGGTTCTCAACACCGTGTACCTAAAGTTTGACAACCACGAGTGGGGGCTGTGCGGATATGTCGACCTAACCGACCCGCGCATCGCTCCGGAGGCCCGCCTGAGCTTCGACCAGCTTCGCGGTCGCTTCACCACGGGCCCGAAGGACAAATTCGAACACGAGGAAGTGGTAGCTGTAGACTTTGAACTCGTGCCCATGGTGGAGTTTGTGAGACAAAACTATCGAGATTTTGCCAGTTCGGCGAAGCTAGTTGTTGTGAAGGTTTTGCAGGCGTTTTTTGGGGTGGCAGCTGTGGAACATGCGTTTAAAGCTCACGCATTACCACCAAACTAG
- the LOC118421218 gene encoding uncharacterized protein LOC118421218 — translation MAEEVPTDLLQDTYQQAQDLIPRKVKRACDIRYEVLIKLGNMLDRRDPDGNDWRVMASKLDIPNSRIDNIACKETEKTVAVLRNTTHVSTRQLVKALYEMGQRDALQLLVDFYSSTNGEDPEEQVRAHPGRTQSMDGPTESDERYPVQVRPDRAMSEPVPDSGYSGDSCRLPRQESDQGRQGATGGPSLMSSFSSTSSMSFPQFSQGSTEDRIEEDFFCEESKQFWYTVKGNSAEFKIYFHFVTAMKNSFPNDPLATQLKNNKALKLIKHVFGIKGDKRDKVQVDKFVLLLGWFGPFKADAHGHCVCLAQIQSLIDGSTTRVGNRLDSWFAGYMSQDEANRRLKGQKKSTFLVRFSESLREEGGFSVGLSLGEDQEPVHFNIKGNPVVAASMEPFNAHLEFVPDHEPAKTYPDLVTLVNKRLTSGNPVYEDVFCVRPCQDLPLNVTFTGYEENAR, via the exons ATGGCAGAAGAAGTGCCAACAGACCTTTTGCAGGATACCTACCAACAAGCACAG GACCTTATACCCAGGAAGGTGAAACGTGCTTGTGATATTCGGTACGAGGTCCTCATCAAACTGGGGAACATGTTGGATCGGCGCGACCCAGACGGTAACGACTGGAGGGTCATGGCGTCCAAACTGGACATACCGAACTCACGGATCGACAACATTGCCTGCAAGGAGACTGAGAAGACTGTGGCCGTGCTTCGGAACACTACCCACGTGTCGACGAGACAACTGGTGAAGGCACTGTATGAGATGGGACAGAGGGACGCTCTGCAGCTATTGGTTGACTTTTATTCATCAACTAACG GTGAAGACCCTGAAGAACAAGTGAGGGCACATCCAGGG AGAACCCAGTCAATGGATGGACCCACCGAGTCTGATGAACGCTATCCCGTCCAAGTCCGGCCTGACAGGGCAATGTCGGAGCCCGTACCTGACAGCGGATACAGCGGTGACAGTTGTCGCTTGCCGAGACAAGAGTCTGACCAGGGAAGGCAGGGAGCCACTGGCGGGCCTTCTCTGATGTCCTCCTTCTCTTCAACATCTTCCATGTCATTTCCACAGTTCAGCCAAG GTTCAACAGAGGACCGTATAGAGGAGGATTTCTTCTGTGAGGAATCCAAACAGTTTTGGTACACTGTCAAGGGCAACTCAGCAGAGTTCAAG ATCTATTTCCACTTTGTGACAGCTATGAAGAATTCTTTTCCAAATGACCCACTGGCCACCCAGctgaagaacaacaaagcctTGAAACTCATTAAACATGTCTTTGGGATAAAAG GTGACAAGCGTGATAAAGTACAGGTAGACAAGTTTGTGCTCCTTCTTGGCTGGTTTGGACCGTTCAAAGCAGATGCACATGGACACTGTGTATGTCTGGCACAG ATCCAGTCTTTGATAGACGGATCAACCACCAGAGTGGGCAACAGGCTTGATAG cTGGTTTGCGGGTTACATGAGCCAAGACGAGGCGAACCGTCGGCTGAAAGGGCAGAAAAAAAGCACGTTCCTGGTGAGGTTCAGCGAGAGTCTGAGAGAAGAGGGCGGATTCTCTGTAGGGTTGAGTCTGGGAGAGGATCAGGAACCCGTGCACTTCAATATCAAG GGAAATCCAGTGGTGGCAGCATCCATGGAACCGTTTAACGCACATCTGGAGTTTGTGCCAGACCACGAGCCAGCCAAAACGTACCCTGACTTGGTGACGCTGGTGAACAAGCGACTTACCAGCGGAAACCCAGTGTACGAGGACGTGTTCTGTGTCCGGCCATGCCAGGACTTGCCCTTGAATGTGACCTTCACAGGTTACGAGGAAAATGCGCGGTAG